In one Brevibacterium sp. CBA3109 genomic region, the following are encoded:
- a CDS encoding M20 family metallo-hydrolase has translation MTAPTAALSNAAPSSDHTFLTDFHHVATIGATDNDGVDRQALTSEDKQTRDWMRSWAEGNGFEVRVDAIGNMFACLEFVPDAPYVLIGSHLDSQPLGGRFDGAYGVISALFAALRVKENVAESGQTPRFNLAVVNWFNEEGGRFAPSIMGSSVYAGLFDLEEMLAVCDLEGTSVAEALAAIGYNGADTPPEAISYAEIHIEQGRILERESTHLGVVESSWYTQKLDIDVLGEQSHTGATAMADRHDALVAGSKVVLAVHDITAEFDDEALVSSVGQHVVEPNSPIVVPRRVHMVADLRSSDPAVVIAARDLLRKQIADIARAHDITINVEDFDIREKRYFPEAGVELAEKAVANEGLSIRRLETMAGHDSVAMNHRVPAVMMFVPSVDGVSHCEREFTTDEDMVRGLGVLTSVATELVGGELGDERDGEVWVGRSVAEARGASTSHSSTSSSASSSASSQVNA, from the coding sequence ATGACCGCACCGACCGCCGCCCTCTCGAACGCGGCCCCCTCGAGCGACCACACCTTCCTCACCGATTTCCACCACGTCGCCACCATCGGTGCGACCGACAATGACGGCGTCGACCGGCAGGCACTGACGTCTGAGGACAAGCAGACCCGTGATTGGATGCGCAGCTGGGCCGAAGGCAATGGCTTCGAGGTCCGCGTCGACGCCATCGGGAACATGTTCGCCTGCCTCGAATTCGTTCCCGACGCCCCCTACGTCCTCATCGGCTCACACCTGGACTCCCAGCCGCTGGGCGGTCGCTTCGACGGCGCCTACGGTGTCATCTCCGCACTGTTCGCGGCCTTGCGGGTCAAGGAGAACGTCGCCGAATCCGGGCAGACTCCCCGGTTCAACCTCGCAGTGGTCAACTGGTTCAACGAGGAAGGTGGCCGCTTCGCACCCTCGATCATGGGCAGCTCCGTCTACGCGGGCCTGTTCGATCTCGAGGAGATGCTCGCCGTGTGCGACCTGGAGGGAACCTCCGTCGCCGAGGCGCTCGCAGCCATCGGATACAACGGCGCAGACACCCCGCCTGAGGCGATCTCCTACGCGGAGATCCACATCGAACAGGGCCGCATCCTCGAACGCGAGTCCACCCACTTAGGCGTCGTCGAATCCAGCTGGTACACGCAGAAGCTCGACATCGATGTCCTCGGTGAACAGTCCCACACCGGAGCCACGGCGATGGCCGACCGCCACGACGCCCTGGTTGCCGGATCCAAGGTCGTCCTCGCCGTCCACGACATCACAGCCGAATTCGACGACGAAGCGCTCGTGTCCTCCGTCGGTCAGCACGTCGTCGAACCGAACTCGCCGATCGTCGTTCCTCGCCGCGTGCACATGGTCGCCGACCTGCGCTCCTCCGACCCAGCTGTCGTGATTGCGGCCCGCGACCTCCTGCGGAAGCAGATCGCCGACATCGCCCGCGCCCACGACATCACGATCAACGTCGAGGACTTCGATATCCGCGAGAAGCGCTACTTTCCAGAGGCCGGGGTCGAACTGGCTGAGAAGGCCGTGGCCAACGAGGGGCTGTCCATCCGCCGCCTCGAAACCATGGCCGGCCACGACTCTGTGGCGATGAACCATCGAGTCCCGGCCGTCATGATGTTCGTGCCCAGCGTCGACGGCGTCTCCCATTGCGAACGCGAATTCACCACCGACGAGGACATGGTCCGCGGCTTGGGTGTCCTCACCTCGGTGGCGACCGAACTCGTGGGCGGTGAGCTCGGTGACGAGCGCGACGGTGAGGTGTGGGTCGGCAGATCCGTCGCCGAGGCGCGAGGAGCCTCGACCTCGCATTCCTCCACGTCGTCGTCCGCATCATCGTCCGCGTCATCTCAGGTGAACGCATGA
- a CDS encoding amidase, with the protein MSSTSNSAGTGTLAGSASNETWALTATEALAKFRSQELSPVEYLSALIGRITTEDERINAVTEVVEEAVTSAREAERFYANATTGDLAEALASRPLLGLPVIAKEKHAIAGRTLTQGLVHERDTVAAADAAIIGRIRGAGGYIHARATSPEFSCATVTHSPMWGVTRNPWNTELSPGGSSGGSGAALASGFAPLATASDIAGSTRLPAAFTGTVGYKAPYGRIPGVQPLAADWYRGDGPMARTVADTALLARVMVGIDASDHATIDSTGFLDGFDASLAEAVDGVKGKRIALCLRLGDFPVGEDIIGNTRAVASALEAAGAIVEEIELPWTTERIFETAFTHFGNILAPAMRAATRGHEDTLADYTLQLMADAEAVAARHTQYEGLRMEAQIQAELARAMDGFDVLLAPTSAVAGLEADGNYLGGITIDDNGVGRDGLGSGAGPGSAGGTDAGGVHLEHYWQGHMTMPFNICNRVPIVNVPSGMADCGIPTGLQVIAHPFDDRSAFDVAAAVEQLVPWTGLAPG; encoded by the coding sequence ATGAGTTCCACATCCAATTCCGCGGGCACTGGCACCTTGGCTGGGTCAGCGTCGAATGAAACCTGGGCCTTGACCGCCACCGAGGCGCTCGCGAAGTTCCGGTCGCAGGAACTTTCCCCGGTCGAGTACCTCAGCGCACTCATCGGCCGCATCACCACCGAGGACGAACGCATCAACGCGGTCACGGAAGTCGTCGAGGAGGCGGTCACCTCGGCGAGGGAAGCGGAGCGCTTCTACGCGAACGCCACGACCGGTGACCTCGCCGAGGCGCTCGCCTCACGGCCGCTGCTCGGACTGCCCGTGATCGCCAAGGAGAAGCACGCGATCGCCGGCCGCACACTCACCCAGGGCCTCGTCCACGAACGCGACACCGTGGCCGCGGCCGATGCCGCAATCATCGGCCGCATCAGAGGCGCCGGAGGATACATCCACGCGCGGGCGACGTCCCCGGAGTTCAGCTGCGCGACGGTCACACACTCGCCGATGTGGGGTGTGACCCGTAACCCGTGGAACACCGAGCTCTCCCCGGGAGGATCCTCGGGTGGCTCGGGCGCGGCCCTGGCTTCGGGCTTCGCGCCTTTGGCGACGGCCTCGGACATCGCCGGATCGACGCGACTGCCCGCGGCATTCACCGGCACCGTGGGGTACAAGGCGCCCTATGGTCGGATCCCTGGTGTTCAGCCCTTGGCCGCCGACTGGTACCGCGGGGACGGGCCGATGGCACGCACAGTCGCGGACACTGCGCTGCTGGCCCGAGTTATGGTCGGCATCGACGCCAGCGATCACGCGACGATCGACTCCACCGGATTCCTTGACGGCTTCGACGCCTCCTTGGCTGAAGCGGTCGATGGTGTGAAGGGGAAGCGCATCGCCTTGTGTCTGCGGCTGGGGGACTTCCCTGTCGGGGAGGACATCATCGGCAACACCCGGGCGGTCGCCTCGGCGCTCGAAGCCGCCGGTGCGATCGTCGAGGAGATCGAACTGCCGTGGACGACTGAGCGGATCTTCGAGACGGCCTTCACCCATTTCGGGAACATTCTGGCACCGGCGATGCGGGCCGCGACCCGCGGCCACGAGGACACGCTGGCCGACTACACACTCCAGCTGATGGCAGACGCCGAGGCGGTCGCCGCCCGACATACCCAGTACGAGGGACTGAGGATGGAGGCGCAGATCCAGGCGGAGCTCGCGAGGGCAATGGACGGGTTCGATGTGCTCTTGGCACCCACCTCGGCGGTGGCGGGGCTCGAAGCCGATGGCAACTATCTGGGTGGGATCACGATCGATGACAACGGGGTGGGTCGCGACGGCCTTGGCTCCGGCGCTGGACCGGGTTCGGCTGGCGGGACGGATGCTGGGGGAGTGCACCTCGAGCACTACTGGCAGGGGCACATGACGATGCCGTTCAATATCTGCAATCGGGTGCCGATCGTCAACGTACCCTCCGGCATGGCTGACTGCGGCATCCCGACAGGACTCCAGGTCATCGCGCATCCCTTCGACGACCGCAGCGCCTTCGACGTCGCGGCCGCAGTGGAGCAGCTGGTGCCGTGGACAGGTCTGGCACCGGGGTGA
- a CDS encoding amidase, whose translation MDRSGTGVNSAASLEQTLDAVAGTGRDLNAVTSVMECRARALVLTSADRAAAGKPARSLEGIPFAIKDVIDVAGIPTTMGSKVSSGPDPSTTAPVVYLLEQAGAMPVAKTNCQEYSYGILGDESAFGRVVNPIDMALCTGGSSSGSAALVAAGVVPLALGTDTAGSVRVPAACQGIIGFKPSFGAVPTEGVFPLAPSFDTVGLLARDLSLLASAFAAITTNGRGSAATGRGSAEEGPRPAEVQPTAKGRSGSNTTTVDLSLLDSAGDSANGARRWTELHLSECAVTSARSRELTEIFHRCTGIYDVVRRYEAFVLHSQLADTQGELYQPGVWAKIMSGRAITDAEYHEQVVALEELRASAASIFDDVDFLITPAIDGDVIRWDEIGPDSAARFMRYSMPVNVLGWPAVTLPVGAVANLAEARETPETENASTRAAKPESVQIVGPPHSDERLLEFVSGLCP comes from the coding sequence GTGGACAGGTCTGGCACCGGGGTGAACTCAGCCGCGAGCCTCGAACAGACCCTCGATGCCGTTGCCGGCACTGGGCGAGACCTCAATGCCGTTACCTCGGTGATGGAGTGTCGGGCACGCGCATTGGTGTTGACGTCCGCCGATCGTGCTGCCGCGGGCAAACCGGCACGCAGCCTGGAAGGAATCCCCTTCGCGATCAAGGACGTCATCGACGTGGCGGGAATACCGACGACGATGGGTTCGAAGGTCAGCAGCGGGCCGGATCCGAGCACCACCGCCCCGGTCGTGTACCTGTTGGAGCAGGCCGGAGCCATGCCTGTGGCGAAGACGAACTGTCAGGAGTACTCGTACGGCATCCTCGGCGATGAGAGCGCCTTCGGTAGGGTCGTCAATCCGATCGACATGGCGTTGTGCACCGGGGGCTCGAGCTCCGGGTCAGCAGCGCTGGTCGCTGCCGGGGTGGTGCCGCTGGCCCTGGGCACGGACACCGCGGGCTCGGTGCGCGTGCCCGCAGCGTGTCAGGGCATCATCGGGTTCAAGCCGTCGTTCGGCGCAGTGCCCACCGAGGGGGTGTTCCCGCTGGCGCCGTCCTTTGACACGGTCGGGCTGCTGGCCCGGGACCTCTCGTTGCTGGCCTCAGCGTTTGCCGCGATCACGACCAACGGTCGAGGCTCCGCAGCTACCGGTCGGGGCTCCGCTGAAGAGGGGCCTAGGCCAGCGGAAGTGCAGCCAACGGCAAAGGGCCGGTCAGGTTCGAATACGACGACGGTCGATCTCAGCCTCCTGGACTCAGCCGGTGATTCTGCGAACGGGGCGCGCAGGTGGACTGAACTGCACCTCTCAGAGTGTGCGGTCACCTCGGCGAGATCTCGCGAACTGACGGAGATCTTCCACCGGTGCACCGGGATCTACGACGTCGTGCGCCGGTACGAGGCCTTCGTGCTGCACAGCCAGTTAGCGGATACTCAGGGCGAGCTCTATCAGCCCGGAGTGTGGGCGAAGATCATGTCGGGGCGGGCCATCACTGACGCCGAGTACCACGAGCAGGTGGTGGCGTTGGAAGAACTCCGTGCCTCGGCGGCATCGATCTTCGACGATGTCGACTTCCTCATCACTCCGGCAATCGACGGGGACGTGATCCGCTGGGATGAGATCGGCCCGGATTCTGCCGCACGATTCATGCGTTACTCGATGCCGGTCAACGTATTGGGGTGGCCGGCGGTGACGCTGCCGGTCGGAGCTGTGGCCAACCTGGCCGAGGCGCGAGAGACCCCCGAAACAGAAAATGCATCGACCCGAGCGGCGAAGCCCGAGTCGGTGCAGATCGTCGGCCCTCCGCACAGTGATGAGAGGCTGCTGGAGTTCGTGTCCGGTCT